In Acidobacteriota bacterium, a single genomic region encodes these proteins:
- a CDS encoding CTP synthase: MATKYIFVTGGVVSSLGKGVAAASVGAILEARGFSVTAMKLDPYVNVDPGTMSPYQHGEVYVTDDGAETDLDLGHYERFINTTTSKLHNFTTGKIYQQVIMKERRGDYLGKTVQVIPHVTDEIKEAMRGVADDHDVVIVEIGGTVGDIESLPFVEAIRQFRMELGRTNAVNIHLTLVPYIAAADELKTKPTQHSVRELREIGISADVLLCRVDRALPSEMKSKIAQFCNVEPRQVIAARDVGTIYEVPLMFCREGLDDLLLEQLNLPAYPRDLSRWENLVSRIKNPHHRVRIGIVGKYVDFADAYKSLNEALNHGGIANDCAVELVYINSADFESGNWPREVHEVDGLLVPIGFGIRGSEGKITAVRYAREHGVPLFGICLGMQCIVIEFARNVCGLSEATSSEFDEGADHTVVYKLRDLLGIEEMGGTMRLGAYPCQLQKGTIAHGIYGQDEISERHRHRYEVNQKYLSTLVDNGLVVSGLSPDGKFVEMVELPSHPWFIGCQFHPEYKSKPTAPHPLFVSFIAAALEHYKRRQHEDHEQEGAKTSSPEAQQAQMTAELETR; this comes from the coding sequence ATGGCAACCAAGTACATTTTCGTCACCGGCGGCGTGGTGTCGTCCCTGGGCAAAGGGGTGGCCGCAGCCTCCGTCGGAGCGATCCTCGAGGCTCGCGGCTTCTCCGTCACTGCCATGAAGCTCGACCCCTACGTCAACGTCGACCCGGGCACCATGTCCCCCTATCAGCATGGTGAGGTCTACGTCACCGACGACGGCGCCGAAACCGACCTGGATCTAGGCCACTACGAACGCTTCATCAACACCACCACCAGCAAGCTCCACAACTTCACCACCGGCAAGATCTACCAGCAGGTGATCATGAAGGAGCGCCGGGGGGACTATCTGGGCAAGACCGTCCAGGTCATTCCCCACGTCACCGACGAGATCAAAGAGGCCATGCGAGGCGTCGCCGACGACCACGACGTGGTCATCGTCGAGATCGGCGGCACCGTAGGCGACATCGAGTCCCTTCCCTTCGTCGAGGCCATCCGCCAATTCCGCATGGAGTTGGGGCGCACCAACGCGGTCAACATCCACCTCACCCTGGTGCCCTACATCGCCGCTGCCGACGAGCTCAAGACCAAGCCCACTCAGCACTCGGTGCGCGAGCTGCGGGAGATCGGCATTTCCGCCGACGTGCTCCTGTGCCGGGTGGATCGCGCCCTGCCCAGCGAGATGAAGAGCAAGATCGCCCAGTTCTGCAATGTCGAGCCCCGCCAGGTCATCGCCGCCCGCGACGTCGGCACCATCTACGAGGTGCCGCTGATGTTCTGCCGCGAGGGTCTCGACGACCTGCTCCTCGAGCAGCTCAACCTCCCCGCCTACCCGCGGGATCTCTCCCGCTGGGAGAATCTCGTCAGCCGCATCAAGAATCCCCATCACCGGGTGCGCATCGGCATCGTGGGCAAATACGTCGACTTCGCCGACGCCTACAAGAGTCTCAACGAAGCTCTCAATCACGGCGGCATCGCCAACGATTGCGCGGTGGAGCTGGTGTACATCAACTCCGCCGACTTCGAGAGCGGCAACTGGCCCCGGGAGGTCCACGAGGTGGACGGGCTGTTGGTGCCCATCGGCTTCGGCATCCGAGGCAGCGAGGGCAAGATCACCGCCGTGCGGTACGCCCGCGAGCACGGCGTCCCCCTCTTCGGCATCTGCCTGGGCATGCAGTGTATCGTCATCGAATTCGCCCGCAACGTCTGCGGTCTCTCCGAGGCCACTTCCTCCGAATTCGACGAGGGCGCCGACCACACCGTGGTCTACAAGCTGCGGGACCTCCTGGGCATCGAGGAGATGGGCGGCACCATGCGCCTGGGCGCCTACCCCTGCCAGCTCCAGAAGGGCACCATCGCCCACGGCATTTACGGCCAGGACGAGATCAGCGAGCGCCATCGCCACCGCTACGAGGTCAACCAGAAATACCTCTCGACCCTGGTGGACAACGGCCTGGTGGTCTCCGGCCTGAGCCCGGACGGCAAATTCGTCGAGATGGTGGAGCTCCCCTCCCACCCGTGGTTCATCGGCTGCCAATTCCATCCGGAATACAAGAGCAAGCCGACGGCTCCCCATCCGCTCTTCGTCTCCTTCATCGCCGCCGCCCTCGAGCACTACAAGCGGCGCCAGCACGAGGATCACGAGCAGGAGGGAGCCAAGACCTCCTCCCCCGAGGCTCAGCAAGCGCAGATGACCGCCGAGCTGGAGACTCGATGA
- the kdsB gene encoding 3-deoxy-manno-octulosonate cytidylyltransferase has translation MPARWGSTRLPGKPLRSIAGRTMVEHVYRRVQQAASIQRVVVLTDHEDIRRAVVEFGGEAQMTPEDCASGTDRIAWAARGWAEAVVVNVQGDEPLIDPDAVDRLARHLQQHPDDDLVTLAAPAAPEEVDDPNAVKVVLDRSDYALYFSRAAIPYDRDGAGDLASRPVLKHLGIYGYQRAALLRLADLEPTPLEICEKLEQLRALENGMRLKVLRVASAAPGVDTEHDLARVEQLLAQSPN, from the coding sequence ATTCCCGCCCGCTGGGGCTCCACGCGCCTTCCCGGCAAGCCTCTGCGATCCATCGCCGGCCGCACCATGGTCGAGCACGTCTACCGCCGCGTGCAGCAGGCAGCGAGCATTCAGCGGGTCGTGGTGCTCACCGACCACGAGGACATCCGGCGCGCCGTAGTGGAGTTCGGCGGCGAGGCGCAGATGACCCCCGAGGACTGTGCCAGCGGCACCGACCGCATCGCATGGGCCGCCCGCGGCTGGGCCGAGGCGGTGGTGGTCAACGTTCAGGGGGACGAGCCCCTCATCGACCCCGACGCCGTCGATCGTCTCGCCCGTCACCTGCAGCAGCATCCCGACGACGACTTGGTCACCCTCGCTGCCCCGGCCGCTCCGGAAGAGGTCGACGACCCCAACGCCGTCAAGGTGGTCCTCGACCGCTCCGACTACGCTCTCTACTTCAGCCGCGCTGCGATACCCTATGATCGGGACGGCGCTGGAGACCTGGCTTCTCGTCCCGTGCTCAAACACCTCGGCATCTATGGATATCAGCGTGCGGCCCTGCTGCGCCTCGCCGACCTGGAGCCCACCCCGCTGGAGATCTGCGAGAAACTCGAACAGCTGCGTGCGCTAGAGAACGGCATGCGACTCAAAGTCCTGCGGGTGGCCAGCGCCGCCCCCGGGGTCGACACCGAACACGACCTGGCCCGCGTCGAGCAGCTGCTGGCCCAGTCACCCAACTAG
- a CDS encoding transposase, which produces MKQTIRFIPFGGALVLVTHRCFQARFLLTPTGQLNQLAKAIVARAAKRAGVEVVVVLIFGNHVHLLLRVPDAEAMAEFMNYFAGNLAREAGRLHDWSGKFWHRQYSYSVVADDEASQAQVLRYLLAHGCKEDLVASPLHWPGLHPASMILEGPMHRGIWVNRTALCRARHNRPASPPDPRDYEEEEILHLSQLPCWADLSWEEYQARVRALVKEIEEGTRARHRRDGTRPVGRRRVLAQDPHGAPKKPKKGPGRLIIAASEAVQEVFEDAYRQVVEAFATASAKLRAGNRRVQFPVGTFPPALPFVRGPAAALTG; this is translated from the coding sequence ATGAAACAGACGATCCGATTCATTCCCTTTGGCGGAGCTCTGGTCTTGGTCACTCACCGGTGCTTCCAGGCCCGCTTCCTGCTCACCCCGACCGGTCAACTGAACCAGCTGGCCAAGGCCATCGTCGCCCGCGCCGCGAAGCGGGCTGGAGTAGAGGTCGTAGTCGTCCTGATCTTCGGCAACCACGTCCATCTGCTGCTTCGGGTCCCGGATGCCGAGGCCATGGCCGAGTTCATGAACTACTTTGCGGGCAATTTGGCCCGGGAGGCCGGCCGTCTTCACGATTGGTCGGGCAAGTTTTGGCACCGTCAGTATTCCTACTCGGTGGTGGCGGACGACGAAGCCTCCCAGGCCCAGGTTCTCCGCTACCTCTTGGCTCACGGCTGCAAAGAAGATCTGGTCGCCAGTCCTCTCCATTGGCCCGGCCTTCATCCAGCGTCGATGATTCTGGAAGGCCCGATGCACCGGGGCATCTGGGTCAATCGCACCGCTCTTTGCCGCGCCCGTCACAACCGCCCGGCTTCTCCTCCCGACCCTCGGGACTACGAGGAGGAAGAGATTCTTCACCTCAGCCAGCTACCCTGCTGGGCGGATCTATCCTGGGAGGAGTACCAGGCTCGAGTGAGGGCTCTGGTCAAGGAGATCGAGGAGGGAACCCGAGCCCGACACCGGCGCGACGGCACTCGGCCCGTGGGGCGCCGGAGGGTGCTGGCGCAGGACCCTCATGGCGCACCCAAGAAGCCAAAGAAGGGGCCGGGGCGCTTGATCATCGCGGCTTCGGAGGCGGTGCAGGAAGTGTTTGAAGACGCCTATCGCCAGGTCGTCGAAGCCTTCGCGACGGCCTCGGCGAAGCTGCGGGCTGGGAATCGAAGAGTGCAGTTCCCGGTCGGGACTTTTCCACCGGCCCTGCCCTTCGTGCGAGGTCCAGCGGCGGCACTCACTGGCTGA
- a CDS encoding AarF/UbiB family protein — translation MIQRKSSTLGRTYRHAQRYRQILGVLLKHGYYDTLKSLKIEQYLDGGLRRFKGPPEQQALNRAERFRRVLEELGPTFVKAGQLLSTRPDLLPVDILEQLAKLQDEVAPFDFEQVREIVEEELEAPLEQYFASFEVQPLAAASIGQVHRAVTVEGQEVVVKVRRPGVAATVGVDLEIMLNLAQLVEHRIEGWDVHQPSKVVEELAVSLERELDYRMEAANQEHFAWQFRGQSKVRVPAVLRPLTTEAVLTMEYVEGTKASDLEALRRLERDPKRLATTAAELTMRQIFDFGFFHGDPHPGNLLVLDDGTLCYLDFGMMGRINRSTRESFAELMLGIVRRDSQRMRDGLMELCRQQGEVDTAALERELSEFADRHFFQPLKTLKLGDVLQQLLELAARHRLGIPADLFMMIKALANIEGLCRRLDPEFQIAQHAVPFLHRIQLERLHPKRLALDLVDAGGESLALLREVPGELRKTLVQIRRGRAKVGFELLGLTPLNATLDRVSNVLAFAIVLAALIIGSSLMVLAGVPPLWNGIPLIGLAGFVVAGVMGFWLLASILRHGRM, via the coding sequence TTGATTCAGCGCAAATCCAGCACTCTTGGACGGACATATCGCCACGCCCAGCGGTATCGGCAGATTCTAGGAGTGCTGCTCAAACACGGGTATTACGACACCCTCAAGAGTCTGAAGATCGAGCAGTACTTGGATGGCGGGTTGCGGCGGTTCAAGGGGCCGCCGGAGCAGCAGGCGTTGAATCGGGCGGAGCGCTTTCGGCGGGTTTTGGAGGAGTTGGGACCCACTTTCGTAAAAGCGGGGCAGCTGCTGTCGACGCGGCCGGATCTGCTGCCGGTGGACATCCTGGAGCAGCTGGCGAAGCTGCAGGACGAGGTGGCGCCGTTCGACTTCGAGCAGGTTCGGGAGATCGTGGAGGAGGAGCTGGAGGCGCCGCTGGAGCAGTATTTCGCCAGTTTCGAGGTGCAGCCGTTGGCGGCGGCGTCCATCGGCCAGGTGCATCGGGCGGTGACGGTGGAGGGGCAGGAGGTGGTGGTGAAGGTGCGCCGCCCAGGGGTGGCGGCCACGGTGGGGGTGGACCTGGAGATCATGCTCAACCTGGCCCAGCTGGTGGAGCACCGCATTGAAGGTTGGGACGTGCACCAGCCGTCCAAGGTGGTGGAGGAGCTGGCGGTGTCGTTGGAGCGCGAGCTCGACTACCGCATGGAGGCGGCGAATCAGGAGCATTTTGCCTGGCAGTTCCGCGGCCAGTCGAAAGTGCGGGTGCCGGCGGTGTTGCGGCCGTTGACCACCGAGGCGGTGCTCACCATGGAGTACGTGGAGGGCACCAAGGCCTCGGACCTGGAGGCGCTGCGGCGGCTGGAGCGGGATCCGAAGCGCCTGGCCACCACCGCCGCGGAGCTCACCATGCGTCAGATCTTCGACTTCGGCTTCTTCCATGGGGATCCTCACCCGGGCAATCTTCTGGTGCTCGACGACGGAACTCTGTGCTACCTCGATTTCGGCATGATGGGCCGGATCAATCGCTCGACCCGAGAGAGCTTTGCGGAGCTGATGCTGGGCATCGTGCGCCGGGACAGCCAGCGCATGCGGGACGGCTTGATGGAGCTCTGCCGGCAGCAGGGGGAAGTGGACACGGCGGCGCTGGAGCGGGAGCTCTCCGAATTTGCGGATCGCCACTTCTTTCAGCCCCTCAAGACCCTCAAGCTGGGGGACGTGCTGCAGCAGCTCTTGGAGCTGGCGGCGCGCCATCGCCTGGGGATCCCGGCGGACCTCTTCATGATGATCAAGGCTCTGGCCAATATCGAAGGGCTGTGCCGCCGGCTCGACCCGGAGTTCCAGATCGCCCAGCACGCGGTGCCTTTCCTGCACCGCATCCAGCTCGAGCGCTTGCATCCGAAGCGCCTGGCCCTCGACCTGGTGGACGCCGGTGGTGAATCCCTGGCGCTGCTGCGGGAGGTTCCCGGTGAGCTGCGCAAGACCCTGGTGCAGATCCGCCGCGGCCGGGCGAAGGTGGGCTTCGAGTTGCTGGGCCTCACCCCCCTCAACGCCACCCTCGACCGGGTGAGCAACGTGCTGGCCTTCGCCATCGTGCTGGCGGCGTTGATCATCGGCTCTTCGCTGATGGTGTTGGCCGGGGTGCCGCCGTTGTGGAACGGCATTCCCCTCATCGGTCTCGCCGGCTTCGTGGTGGCGGGGGTGATGGGGTTCTGGCTGTTGGCGTCGATCCTGCGCCATGGGCGCATGTGA